One genomic segment of Bacteroides caccae includes these proteins:
- a CDS encoding Cof-type HAD-IIB family hydrolase, whose product MTKALFFDIDGTLVSFETHRIPPSTIEALEAAHAKGLKIFIATGRPKAIINNLSELQDRNLIDGYITMNGAYCFVGEQVIYKSAIPQEEVKAMAAFCEKKGVPCIFVEEHNISVCQPNDMVKKIFYDFLHVNVIPTVSFEEATSKEVIQMTPFITEEEEKEIRPSIPTCEVGRWFPAFADITAKGDTKQKGIDKIIRYFDMKLEETMAFGDGGNDISMLRHAAIGIAMGQAKEDVKAAADYVTAPIDEDGISKAMKHFGII is encoded by the coding sequence ATGACGAAAGCTCTATTTTTTGACATAGACGGAACGCTGGTCAGTTTTGAAACTCACCGTATCCCGCCTTCTACCATTGAGGCATTGGAGGCAGCCCACGCAAAAGGGCTCAAGATATTTATCGCTACCGGACGCCCGAAAGCCATTATCAACAACCTTTCCGAATTGCAAGACAGAAATCTCATTGATGGATATATAACCATGAACGGAGCCTATTGTTTTGTCGGAGAACAAGTTATTTACAAAAGCGCTATTCCACAGGAGGAAGTAAAAGCAATGGCTGCTTTCTGCGAGAAAAAAGGAGTACCGTGTATCTTTGTGGAGGAACACAACATATCCGTTTGCCAGCCTAACGACATGGTAAAAAAGATATTCTATGATTTCCTGCACGTGAATGTTATTCCGACTGTTTCGTTCGAGGAAGCAACAAGCAAGGAGGTGATCCAGATGACACCTTTTATCACGGAAGAAGAAGAAAAGGAGATCCGTCCGTCTATCCCTACTTGTGAAGTAGGGCGTTGGTTCCCGGCATTTGCCGATATTACGGCCAAAGGGGATACCAAGCAGAAAGGCATTGACAAAATCATCCGTTACTTCGATATGAAACTGGAAGAGACTATGGCATTCGGTGACGGAGGCAATGACATCAGTATGCTTCGCCATGCTGCTATCGGAATTGCCATGGGACAAGCCAAAGAGGATGTGAAAGCTGCCGCCGACTATGTGACGGCTCCGATTGACGAAGACGGAATCAGCAAAGCAATGAAACATTTCGGAATTATTTGA
- a CDS encoding AsmA family protein, with protein sequence MKKGLKIAAITVGVIIILMLLLPFAFQGKIADIVKTEGNKMLNAQFDFKKLNISLFRNFPQASVTLEDFWLKGTGEFANDTLVQAGEVTAAINLFSLFGDSGYDISKIFIEDTKLHAIVLPDGRANWNIMEPDTTASAETPAAEEESSPFKVKLQRFVIKNMNLIYDDQQGKMYADIQDFNATCAGDLGSERTTLKLEAETKSLTYKMNGIPFLANANISAEMDVDADLANNKYTLKDNTIRLNAIQAGIDGWVALKDPAIDMDLKLNTNDIGFKEILSLIPAIYATEFSSLKTDGTATLNATAKGTLLGDTVPAFNVDMQVKNAMFRYPALPAGVDQININANVQNPGGNIDLTTVDINPFSFRLAGNPFSLTAYVKTPVSDPDFKVEAKGILNLGMIKQVYPLGDMELNGTIDADMQMSGRLSSIEKEQYDRILAAGTIGLTDMKLKMQDMPDVEIKKSLFTFTPKYLQLSETTVNIGKNDITADSRFENYIGYALKGTTLKGSLNIRSNYFNLNDFMSATGEEMSSSGDVTTTDSVSSTGIVEVPRNIDFQMDANLKQVLFDKMSFNNMNGKLTVKDGKVDMKNLSMSTMGGNVVMNGYYSTADAKKPELKAGFKLTNIGFAQAYKELDMVQKMAPIFENLKGNFSGSINVLTDLDAAMSPILDTMQGDGSLSTRDLSLSGVKAIDQIADAIKQPNLKEMKVKDMTLDFIIKDGRVETKPFDIQMGDYNLNLSGSTGLDQTIDYTGKIKLPASAGNISKLMTLDLRIGGSFTSPKVSVDTKSMANQAVEAVADEAISKLGQKLGLDSAASANKDSIKQKVTEKAAEKALDFLKKKLK encoded by the coding sequence ATGAAAAAAGGTTTGAAAATCGCAGCTATCACCGTAGGAGTAATTATCATTCTAATGCTCCTTCTTCCTTTCGCCTTCCAAGGTAAGATAGCCGATATTGTAAAAACAGAAGGCAACAAGATGCTCAATGCGCAATTTGACTTTAAGAAACTTAACATTAGCCTGTTCCGTAACTTTCCACAGGCTTCTGTCACTCTCGAAGATTTCTGGCTAAAAGGCACTGGTGAATTTGCCAATGATACCCTTGTACAAGCCGGAGAAGTTACTGCCGCCATCAACTTATTCTCTCTTTTCGGAGATAGCGGTTACGATATTTCCAAAATATTCATCGAAGACACAAAGCTGCATGCCATTGTGTTGCCGGACGGACGTGCCAACTGGAACATTATGGAGCCGGATACGACAGCCTCTGCCGAGACTCCCGCTGCAGAAGAAGAATCTTCCCCTTTCAAAGTGAAACTCCAACGTTTCGTCATAAAAAACATGAATCTGATTTATGATGACCAACAAGGAAAGATGTATGCTGACATCCAAGACTTTAACGCAACCTGCGCCGGAGACTTAGGCAGTGAACGCACCACACTGAAACTGGAAGCGGAAACAAAATCCCTGACTTACAAGATGAACGGGATTCCTTTCTTGGCGAATGCCAACATCTCCGCTGAAATGGATGTGGACGCCGATCTGGCCAATAACAAGTACACATTAAAGGATAACACCATTCGCCTCAACGCTATTCAGGCAGGTATTGACGGCTGGGTAGCCTTGAAAGACCCGGCTATCGACATGGACTTGAAACTCAATACCAACGATATAGGTTTCAAAGAAATCCTTTCGCTAATCCCGGCTATCTATGCCACCGAATTTTCCAGCCTGAAAACCGACGGAACCGCCACACTGAACGCAACAGCCAAAGGCACCCTGCTAGGAGATACCGTACCTGCGTTCAATGTCGATATGCAAGTCAAAAATGCCATGTTCCGCTATCCGGCTTTACCGGCAGGAGTAGACCAAATTAACATCAATGCCAACGTACAGAATCCGGGAGGAAATATCGACCTGACGACGGTGGATATTAACCCGTTTAGCTTCCGTCTGGCAGGTAACCCGTTCAGTCTGACTGCCTACGTGAAAACGCCGGTCAGCGATCCTGACTTCAAAGTGGAAGCAAAAGGAATTCTTAACCTTGGTATGATCAAACAAGTATATCCGCTTGGAGATATGGAACTAAACGGAACAATCGACGCTGATATGCAAATGTCCGGGCGCCTTTCATCTATCGAAAAGGAACAATACGACCGCATACTGGCTGCTGGAACGATTGGTTTAACAGACATGAAACTTAAAATGCAAGATATGCCGGATGTAGAAATTAAGAAATCACTCTTTACGTTTACACCCAAATATCTTCAGTTGAGCGAAACAACCGTCAACATCGGTAAGAATGACATTACTGCCGACAGCCGGTTCGAAAACTATATCGGTTATGCGTTGAAAGGCACTACCTTGAAAGGAAGTCTGAATATCCGTTCCAACTACTTCAATCTGAACGATTTCATGTCGGCTACGGGTGAAGAAATGTCTTCGTCCGGTGATGTAACAACTACGGATTCCGTTAGTTCCACGGGAATTGTTGAAGTTCCCCGCAACATCGACTTCCAAATGGACGCTAATCTGAAACAAGTACTGTTTGACAAGATGTCCTTCAACAATATGAACGGTAAGCTTACTGTCAAAGACGGTAAAGTAGACATGAAAAATCTGTCTATGAGCACTATGGGAGGAAATGTTGTGATGAACGGATATTATTCCACTGCCGATGCCAAGAAACCTGAGTTGAAAGCTGGATTCAAACTGACGAATATAGGTTTTGCCCAAGCTTACAAGGAACTGGATATGGTGCAGAAAATGGCTCCTATCTTTGAAAATCTGAAAGGGAACTTCTCCGGCAGTATCAACGTGTTGACGGATTTGGACGCAGCCATGAGCCCCATATTGGATACAATGCAGGGAGACGGCAGCCTCTCCACACGCGACCTTAGCCTAAGTGGTGTGAAAGCTATCGATCAAATAGCTGATGCGATTAAGCAACCCAACCTGAAAGAGATGAAAGTAAAAGATATGACACTGGACTTCATCATCAAAGATGGACGGGTAGAAACAAAACCGTTCGATATTCAAATGGGAGACTACAACCTGAATCTTTCCGGTAGCACGGGTCTCGACCAGACTATCGATTACACAGGAAAGATTAAACTTCCTGCATCTGCCGGTAATATCTCCAAACTAATGACTCTTGATTTGAGAATCGGAGGTTCGTTCACTTCACCTAAAGTCAGTGTCGATACCAAGAGTATGGCCAATCAAGCTGTGGAAGCAGTAGCCGATGAGGCTATCAGCAAATTAGGCCAGAAACTCGGACTTGACTCTGCTGCCAGTGCCAACAAAGATTCTATCAAACAGAAAGTAACGGAAAAGGCGGCCGAGAAGGCATTGGACTTCTTGAAGAAGAAACTTAAATAA
- a CDS encoding DUF3575 domain-containing protein, with protein MRNGRRVIVALSFLLLCCGVHVHAQRVAVKTNALGWLTASPNVEAEFVLGSHVSLNIGIAANPISTDNFKTTFTHFQPEVRYWLNRPMVSHFLGITAFVNNFNMMVKDVHHKGDAYAAGLTYGYVWVLGDHWNIEATAGVGVLRYRQFKYDKGIPKPDVVNDSKTTIAPVKLGVSFVYIIR; from the coding sequence ATGAGAAATGGTCGCAGGGTAATAGTTGCGTTATCATTTCTGTTATTATGTTGTGGTGTACATGTGCACGCACAACGGGTGGCTGTGAAGACAAATGCATTGGGTTGGCTGACCGCCAGTCCGAATGTAGAAGCAGAATTTGTATTGGGTAGTCATGTCTCCTTGAACATAGGGATTGCTGCGAATCCAATCAGTACAGACAACTTTAAAACGACTTTCACGCATTTTCAGCCTGAAGTTCGTTACTGGCTAAATCGTCCGATGGTGAGCCATTTTCTTGGAATCACCGCTTTCGTGAATAATTTTAATATGATGGTAAAAGATGTGCATCACAAAGGTGATGCATACGCCGCCGGTTTGACCTATGGATATGTATGGGTGCTGGGCGATCATTGGAATATCGAAGCAACTGCCGGAGTGGGTGTGTTGCGTTACCGTCAGTTCAAGTATGATAAGGGTATTCCGAAACCGGATGTGGTCAACGATAGTAAGACCACCATTGCACCTGTTAAACTGGGGGTATCCTTTGTGTATATTATTCGATAA
- a CDS encoding tetratricopeptide repeat protein, giving the protein MSVDTDNAAFQDALNLIQYTRQSVFLTGKAGTGKSTFLRYVCEHTKKKYVVLAPTGIAAINAGGSTMHSFFKLPFYPLLPDDPNLSLQRGRIHEFFKYTKPHRKLLEQIELVIIDEISMVRADIIDAIDRILRVYSHNLREPFGGKQLLLVGDVFQLEPVVKNDEREILNRFYPTPYFFSARVFGQIDLVSIELQKVYRQTDPVFVGVLDHIRTNTAGAADLQLLNTRYGSQIEESEADMYITLATRRDTVDSINEKKLAELPGESITFEGVIEGDFPESSLPTSQELVLKPGAQIIFIKNDFDRRWVNGTIGVIAGIDEEEETIYVITDDGKECDVKRDSWRNIRYRYNEKTKEIEEEVLGSFTQYPIRLAWAITVHKSQGLTFSRVVIDFTGGVFAGGQAYVALSRCTSLDGIQLKKPINRADIFVRPEIVNFAGRFNNRQAIDKALKQAQADVQYAAAARAFNKGDMEECLEQFFRAIHSRYDIEKPVPRRLIRRKLGIINTLKEQNKKLKEQMREQQERLRQYAHEYLLMGNECITQAHDIRAALANYDKALSLDPNYIDAWIRKGITLFNNKDYFDAENCFNTAVNLHPANFKAVYNRGKLRLKTENTEGAIADLDKATSLKPEHAGAHELFGDALLKAGKEVEAALQWRIAEELKKKKKQ; this is encoded by the coding sequence ATGAGCGTAGACACTGACAATGCTGCATTTCAGGATGCACTGAATCTGATTCAGTACACCCGACAGTCGGTCTTTCTGACCGGGAAAGCGGGTACGGGAAAATCTACATTTCTGCGTTATGTCTGCGAGCATACCAAAAAGAAATATGTTGTACTTGCTCCGACCGGAATTGCTGCAATCAATGCCGGAGGAAGTACGATGCATAGTTTCTTCAAACTCCCTTTTTATCCGCTATTGCCGGACGATCCAAATTTAAGTCTGCAACGCGGCCGTATCCATGAGTTCTTCAAATATACGAAGCCGCACCGCAAATTATTGGAACAGATAGAACTGGTCATCATTGACGAAATTTCCATGGTACGGGCGGATATCATTGATGCAATCGACCGCATCTTACGAGTATATTCTCATAATCTGCGCGAACCTTTCGGCGGAAAACAGTTACTATTGGTAGGCGACGTTTTCCAATTGGAACCTGTCGTGAAGAATGATGAACGGGAAATACTGAACCGTTTCTATCCTACTCCTTACTTTTTCTCAGCAAGAGTATTCGGTCAGATAGATTTAGTTTCTATCGAACTGCAAAAGGTTTACCGGCAGACTGATCCGGTTTTTGTCGGTGTACTTGACCACATTCGTACTAATACTGCCGGAGCAGCCGACCTCCAACTGTTGAATACCCGATATGGAAGCCAGATTGAAGAATCGGAAGCAGATATGTATATCACGCTTGCTACCCGAAGAGATACGGTAGATTCAATCAACGAAAAAAAACTGGCCGAGCTTCCGGGAGAATCGATTACTTTTGAAGGAGTTATCGAAGGAGATTTTCCCGAAAGTAGTTTACCCACCTCACAAGAGCTAGTGCTAAAACCCGGTGCACAAATTATCTTTATCAAGAATGACTTTGACCGTCGTTGGGTAAATGGCACTATTGGCGTCATTGCCGGTATTGATGAAGAAGAAGAAACGATATACGTTATCACTGATGACGGGAAAGAATGTGACGTTAAACGGGATTCATGGCGCAATATCCGTTATCGCTACAACGAAAAAACGAAAGAGATCGAGGAAGAAGTATTAGGTAGTTTCACTCAATATCCTATCCGGTTGGCTTGGGCAATTACAGTTCATAAGAGCCAGGGCCTGACTTTCAGCCGGGTGGTAATCGACTTCACTGGAGGAGTATTTGCCGGTGGACAAGCGTATGTCGCACTCAGCCGTTGTACTTCTCTGGATGGTATCCAACTTAAAAAGCCTATTAACCGGGCAGATATTTTCGTCCGTCCGGAAATCGTCAACTTCGCCGGACGATTTAATAACCGGCAAGCCATTGACAAGGCATTGAAACAGGCACAGGCCGATGTGCAATATGCCGCAGCCGCCCGCGCTTTCAATAAAGGTGATATGGAGGAATGTCTGGAACAATTCTTCCGTGCCATCCATTCCCGCTATGATATTGAAAAACCTGTTCCCCGCCGTCTGATTCGCCGAAAACTCGGCATTATCAACACCCTGAAAGAACAGAATAAAAAACTCAAGGAACAGATGCGGGAACAACAGGAACGCCTACGCCAATACGCCCATGAGTATCTGTTAATGGGAAACGAATGTATCACCCAAGCACATGATATACGTGCTGCCCTTGCCAACTACGATAAAGCGCTCAGCCTCGATCCAAACTACATAGACGCATGGATACGTAAAGGAATTACTTTATTCAATAATAAAGATTATTTCGACGCTGAAAATTGCTTTAATACCGCAGTAAACCTTCATCCGGCAAATTTTAAAGCTGTCTATAACCGGGGAAAACTCCGGTTGAAAACAGAAAACACAGAAGGTGCAATCGCCGATCTGGATAAGGCTACAAGTCTGAAACCGGAACACGCCGGTGCACACGAACTTTTTGGAGACGCTTTGCTGAAAGCCGGAAAGGAAGTGGAAGCTGCGTTACAATGGAGAATTGCAGAGGAACTGAAGAAAAAGAAAAAACAATAA
- a CDS encoding carboxypeptidase-like regulatory domain-containing protein, protein MKINLKRDRLTGILLVAMMFVGMNVSAQRIRVQGHITNPQGKSVPNVNVLNPVNDERIEMSDEDGRYSVLVEKNGSLKFTCVGYEDKTVKVAGKQILNVVLKDAVIELNEVTITSKVKDKVIPEPTDIEIKGNYFHLKTRVPVPKEMFNSHRRLVLQPSIYDVTLKKRLLMRPVVFDGDTYDTTQNRMYDYDIDKDPLHDYIRVKTTSSRKGDIIAYHDSIYIEYLQHDYRADVHLAMENYRNIIYRDSFSIARGTVNPLRFLEYKFSAFSLTDEKYLPKPVMQLRDTKGEVNLTFLVGKADLDDKNPQNQVELNRLNQELRSIETNPDASLKSFHITGVASPDGSYETNLRLAKLRTDKALGRILAQLDPETRKLLEVKSDASVASWKEVAELLKKNSKPELAKEVEDLIKQYAATPHRLNGVLKSKPFYKELAATYLPKLRKVQYTYGYSIFRSLTDYEIGELYRKNPKELTRFEYYRMITTAKTPDEREKYCREALELYGNFTYAANELAVVTIQKDTPDSNILEPFVSKSAPVELLSNQAIALLHEGKYTKADSVLTLVPEEVVSEDLQAIVQALAGYYNDAFEKVAATSPFNEVVMLLAMKKNQEAWDKISTMEVETAREYYIKAIAANRLEKIGDAIMSIEKALELDPSLLEVAKVDGDIIDLLPEEQKIK, encoded by the coding sequence ATGAAAATCAATTTGAAACGTGATAGATTAACAGGTATACTTCTCGTGGCGATGATGTTCGTCGGCATGAATGTATCCGCCCAACGGATCCGTGTGCAGGGGCATATCACAAACCCGCAGGGAAAAAGTGTTCCGAATGTGAATGTGCTGAATCCGGTCAATGACGAACGTATAGAAATGTCCGACGAGGATGGCCGTTACAGTGTCTTAGTTGAGAAAAACGGCTCGTTGAAGTTTACATGTGTCGGTTATGAAGACAAAACAGTGAAGGTGGCAGGAAAGCAGATTTTGAATGTAGTATTGAAAGATGCCGTCATCGAGCTGAACGAAGTAACGATTACTTCCAAAGTGAAGGACAAAGTGATTCCGGAACCTACGGACATCGAAATCAAGGGTAATTATTTCCATCTGAAAACCCGTGTCCCGGTGCCTAAGGAGATGTTTAACTCGCATCGTCGCTTGGTATTGCAGCCTTCCATTTATGATGTGACACTGAAAAAGCGTCTGTTGATGCGTCCTGTTGTATTCGATGGGGATACTTATGATACAACGCAAAATCGAATGTACGATTATGATATAGATAAAGACCCTTTACATGATTACATCCGTGTGAAAACGACTTCTTCACGCAAGGGGGATATTATTGCTTACCATGATTCTATCTATATAGAATATCTGCAACATGACTACCGTGCAGATGTGCATTTGGCAATGGAGAATTACAGGAATATCATTTATCGTGACTCTTTCTCCATTGCACGCGGAACGGTCAACCCACTTCGTTTTTTGGAGTATAAATTCTCCGCTTTCAGCCTGACGGATGAGAAATATCTTCCGAAACCTGTGATGCAGTTGCGGGATACGAAAGGCGAGGTAAACTTGACCTTTTTGGTAGGTAAAGCCGACCTGGATGATAAGAATCCACAGAATCAAGTGGAACTAAACCGATTGAATCAGGAATTACGTAGTATTGAGACGAACCCGGATGCCTCTTTGAAGAGTTTTCATATTACGGGGGTGGCTTCGCCGGACGGTTCTTACGAGACGAATCTTCGTCTGGCAAAATTGCGTACGGATAAAGCCCTGGGACGTATACTGGCACAACTGGACCCGGAAACACGTAAACTGTTGGAAGTGAAATCGGATGCATCGGTTGCCTCCTGGAAGGAGGTAGCAGAATTGCTGAAAAAAAACTCCAAGCCGGAACTGGCTAAAGAAGTAGAGGATTTAATCAAACAATACGCAGCTACTCCTCACCGATTGAATGGGGTCTTGAAATCGAAACCTTTCTACAAGGAACTTGCGGCTACTTATTTGCCTAAATTGAGAAAGGTGCAATATACCTATGGTTATTCAATTTTCCGTTCTTTAACGGACTACGAGATTGGAGAACTTTACAGAAAGAATCCGAAGGAACTTACCCGTTTCGAATATTACCGTATGATTACGACGGCAAAAACTCCCGACGAGAGGGAAAAGTATTGTAGGGAGGCTCTTGAACTTTATGGTAACTTTACGTATGCAGCCAATGAACTGGCAGTAGTAACGATACAGAAAGATACTCCGGATTCAAATATTCTCGAACCGTTTGTCAGTAAATCGGCACCGGTGGAGTTATTATCCAATCAGGCTATTGCCTTGCTGCATGAAGGCAAATATACAAAAGCAGATTCAGTCTTGACATTGGTTCCCGAAGAAGTGGTTTCTGAAGATTTGCAGGCCATCGTTCAGGCATTGGCCGGTTATTATAATGATGCTTTCGAGAAGGTGGCGGCTACTAGTCCTTTCAATGAGGTGGTGATGCTATTGGCAATGAAGAAAAATCAGGAGGCATGGGATAAGATTTCTACCATGGAGGTAGAGACCGCCCGCGAATATTATATAAAAGCGATTGCCGCCAACCGCCTGGAGAAAATAGGTGATGCGATTATGAGCATTGAGAAGGCCCTTGAACTTGATCCTTCCTTATTGGAAGTAGCGAAGGTGGATGGTGATATTATTGACTTGCTGCCAGAAGAGCAGAAAATTAAATAA